In Papaver somniferum cultivar HN1 unplaced genomic scaffold, ASM357369v1 unplaced-scaffold_135, whole genome shotgun sequence, one DNA window encodes the following:
- the LOC113334070 gene encoding uncharacterized protein LOC113334070 has product MKHVLSTIISLNQSAFISGRTIQDNVLVSHEILRNYHRKGGSPRCALKIDIKKSYDSVSWQAILLTQEKFGFPASFIHWIYCCNSTAKFSVMVDGSAYGFFGA; this is encoded by the coding sequence atgAAGCATGTTCTTTCTACCATTATTAGTCTTAATCAGTCAGCTTTCATATCTGGTAGAACTATTCAGGACAATGTCTTGGTTTCTCATGAAATTCTTAGGAATTATCATAGAAAAGGGGGATCCCCTAGATGTGCCTTAAAgattgatataaaaaaatcctaTGATTCAGTGAGTTGGCAAGCTATTCTTCTAACCCAGGAAAAATTTGGTTTCCCTGCTTCCTTTATCCATTGGATTTATTGCTGCAATTCAACTGCTAAATTTTCTGTTATGGTTGATGGATCTGCCTATGGATTTTTTGGTGCTTAG
- the LOC113334071 gene encoding uncharacterized protein LOC113334071, with the protein MSFATVCVEIDIDFDYPTEISVVIDGNEALKVPVEYTWKPPKCQTCKIFGHSESKCLHAIHINAEVKKKAQEVNPQKSEWVVKGSRQDKKGTHSKTQDIVQQVDVMEEEVSIPVVMKDSIMDGVSGNGETQVKQTSNNEERRLVATPTLLSNPVNTLGPSVISIKNSFEALQDVFRDMEDDPGPSDNQSSLENCDPNITGEGTSGSFLIGGNSARMHFQKISHNNSGNLHQKGTDLKKSARGIVETHVQSHNKDRIRRSIRSSWKFVDNYDKDASGRIRLGWDSEEVNLNLVFSSAQVMFAEVTTRRQLSFLIGVVYSSNDAMIRQQLWYDIQNFSASFGRPLALFSDFNSMLFPNEKIGDSNSEFLEAGISDHSPIITTIFENRAHGPPPFKFFNFMTEEAEFKEIVSRSWNVPVQGNHMHVFVIKLKNVKKSIITWKKEKFRNVPFQVEQAKSEMKSIQQLVQQHPLCVDSACREKEDVKNFVKVATYGESIAKQKSRVQWMDLGDSNTHFFHISIKEISSRNNILTIMSRDNTLLQEDKDIANECVDFFSYLFDDSYSSFSEDASGFKDVKFESILTDVDRELLEKPITRDDVTAALSSIGSNKARGPDGFSSWFFKACWSIVGDDFTVVVLNFFKKGKMLKEINSTFLTLVAKKVNLNSILDFRPTA; encoded by the exons ATGAGCTTTGCAACAGTTTGTGTAGAGATtgatatagactttgattacccCACTGAAATTTCAGTAGTTATTGATGGAAATGAGGCTTTGAAGGTTCCCGTGGAGTATACTTGGAAGCCACCCAAATGCCAGACCTGTAAAATCTTTGGACATTCTGAGTCCAAATGCCTCCATGCCATTCATATCAATGCTGAGGTGAAGAAGAAGGCTCAAGAGGTTAATCCTCAGAAATCTGAGTGGGTTGTAAAAGGTTCTAGACAGGATAAAAAGGGAACTCACAGCAAGACTCAAGATATTGTTCAACAAGTTGATGTTATGGAGGAGGAGGTGTCCATTCCTGTGGTTATGAAGGACTCTATCATGGATGGTGTTTCAGGCAATGGTGAGACTCAAGTTAAACAGACTTCAAATAATGAAGAAAGAAGACTTGTTGCTACTCCTACCCTTTTGAGTAATCCAGTAAACACTCTTGGACCTTCTGTTATTTCCATTAAAAATTCTTTTGAAGCTCTTCAAGATGTCTTTAGAGATATGGAGGATGATCCTGGACCCTCTGATAACCAATCTAGTTTGGAGAATTGTGATCCTAATATTACTGGAGAAGGTACTTCTGGTTCCTTTCTGATTGGTGGTAATAGTGCTAGAATGCACTTTCAAAAGATATCTCATAATAATTCAGGAAATTTACATCAAAAAGGAACAGATTTAAAGAAATCTGCAAGGG GAATTGTTGAGACTCATGTTCAGAGTCATAATAAAGATAGAATAAGAAGGTCTATTAGGTCTTCATGGAAGTTTGTTGATAATTATGATAAGGATGCTTCTGGTAGAATTCGGTTAGGTTGGGATTCTGAAGAGGTTAATTTaaatttggttttttcttctgCTCAAGTGATGTTTGCTGAGGTTACTACTAGAAGACAGTTAAGTTTTTTGATCGGTGTTGTTTATAGTAGTAATGATGCTATGATTAGGCAACAACTATGGTATGATATTCAGAATTTTTCTGCTAGTTTTGGCAGACCTTTAGCCCTCTTTAGTGACTTTAACTCTATGTTATTTCCAAATGAGAAGATTGGTG ATTCAAATTCTGAGTTCCTAGAAGCTGGTATTTCAGATCATTCCCCTATTATAACCACTATTTTTGAGAATAGAGCTCATGGTCCTCCACCATTcaagttttttaattttatgactGAGGAAGCTGAGTTTAAGGAGATTGTTAGTAGATCTTGGAATGTTCCAGTTCAAGGAAATCATATGCATGTATTTGTCATTAAACTGAAGAATGTTAAGAAATCCATTATTACTTGGAAAAAAGAAAAGTTTAGAAATGTTCCCTTCCAGGTTGAGCAGGCAAAATCTGAGATGAAGTCTATCCAACAACTTGTCCAACAACATCCTCTATGTGTTGATTCTGCTTGCAGAGAAAAGGAGGATgtcaagaattttgttaaagttGCTACATATGGCGAATCCATTGCTAAACAAAAATCCAGAGTTCAATGGATGGATTTGGGAGATTCAAACACCCATTTCTTTCATATATCCATTAAAGAGATATCCTCAAGGAATAACATTCTAACTATTATGTCTAGAGATAATACTCTCCTCCAAGAAGATAAGGATATTGCTAATGAATGTGTAGATTTCTTCTCTTACTTATTTGACGACTCCTATAGTTCCTTCAGTGAAGATGCTTCTGGTTTCAAGGATGTAAAATTTGAAAGTATTTTAACTGATGTTGATAGAGAGTTGCTTGAGAAGCCTATCACTAGAGATGATGTGACTGCTGCACTTTCTTCTATAGGCTCTAACAAAGCCCGGGGTCCAGATGGATTCTCTAGTTGGTTTTTCAAAGCTTGCTGGAGTATAGTGGGTGATGACTTCACAGTTGTTGTTCTTAATTTCTTCAAGAAAGGTAAAATGCTCAAAGAAATTAACAGTACCTTTCTTACCCTTGTAGCTAAGAAAGTTAATCTTAATTCCATCTTGGATTTCAGACCCACAGCTTGA